A window of Deinococcus sp. YIM 134068 genomic DNA:
CCGAGGCCCGGCAACTCGCCGAACGCGCCCGCGCCACCTATCCGCAGGGCAGCGCGAACATCGACCAGACGCTGTGGAAGCAGGCCGCCGCCGCCGCCGACCGGGCCGTGGCTCTTGCGCCCGAGAATCCCGAATATCTCCGGCTACGTGCTCAGATTTACACCGAGGTCGGCTTCTGGCGTCAGGCGCAGCTCGCCTGGAACGCCTACTTCCGGGTGGCCCCCAGCACGGCGGGGAGCGAGGAGAACCGGCAGGCCGCCAATGTGGAGTACAACCTCGGCTACGCGGCGTACACCCGCAACCAGCCGGGCGACGCCGCGCGCTTCTTCGCCGCGTGCCTGGAACTCGACCCCGCCAGCGTCCCCTGCACGACCTGGGCCGCCCGCACCGCGCTGGAGGCCGGGAACTATGACCAGGCCCAGACCCTCTACAACCGCGCGCTGAGCCTCAACACGGGCGACCGGACGCTGACGTACTTCCGCAACCTCGCCCAGAGCGCCGGGCGCTACGGCCCCGCCGCCACCCGCGCCTTCAGCCGCGCTTACGCCGACCTGGAGGCGGGCCGGAGGCCCCAGGCCCTCGCCGGATTTCAGGAGGCCGCCCGTAGCGCCCCGAACTTCGCCGAGGCGTGGCGGGAGGCCGGGCGGCTCGCGCTGGAACTCGGCAACGCGCCCGCCGCCCTCGCCGCCTACCGGGGGGTGACGGCCCTGCCCGACGCGACCGCCAGCGACCGCTACAACCTCGCTCTGGCGCAGGAGGGTGGGCAGTACGGCCTGAACGCTGTCCGCACCTACCGCGCCGCCTACGCGAGATACACCGCCGGGGACAAGGCCGCCGCTGAGGCCGGATTCCTGGAGGCCACCCGCCAGAACGCGCAGTACGCCAAAGCCTGGGCCTGGCTGGGCCGCACCCGCTACGAGGCGCGCAACTTCACGGGTGCCGCCGACGCCTACGCGCAGGCCGTGAGGCTGGACCCGAACGACAGGGCGAGCGCGTATTACCTGCGGTTGGCGCAGCAGGGGAAGTAGGGGTTAGGCGTTAGGGGTTGGGGGAGAGGGAGAAAAGGTCGTGCAGGGCCGTATTCATGCGGTGGAGAACAGGTCTTCTCACCTGAGTTCACGCGCCCATCAGCTTCGGCACATACGCTGGGGTCATGCGCCTTTCCTCCCTGCTTCTCCTCCCCCTCGCTCTGACGCTCGCGGCGTGTGGTTCGCGTGGTGTCCAGGCCCCTGACTCGTACGACCTGAGCGGCACCATCGGCGGCGACTGGGGCACGGACGCCCGCCTGCGCCTCGCGCTCGTGGGGACGGGCTTCCCGAACGCCATCACGAACGACGGCAATCAGCCGCAGAACGTGGTGTCCACGGGCGTCAACGCGTGGTCCTTCGGCTTCGACCTGCCCAATATCCCGAGCGTGGCGGGCGTGTATCAGGTCGTCGTGTACAACGACGCCAACAACACGGGCGGCTACGATGTCAGCGAGAGCTTCGCGCGTAATCGGCAGTGGCTGGTCTACAGCACCCTCGGCGGCACCATCCCCGCCGTCGTTGTGAACGATAACGAGATCACGCCCGCCATGACGGTCGAGCAGGGATGGAACCTGTACGACCGTAGCCAATCGCTTAGCAGCACCAACCCGCGCGCGGTGAGCAAGGTGACGGGGTACGACCTGAGCCGCTGAACGAGCAAGTGAATTGGACGCTACCTCTGGGTCGGCGTCCTTTTTCTGGTCTACCTACAGGTTGTCCTTAAAGAACGCCACGCTCCGGTCCAACGCCAAGCGCAGGTTGCCGCTCAAATTATGGTTGTCGCCCTCGTACCTGTACGCCTCCACTCCCTGTCCTGCGGCGCGCAGGTCGCGGGCGAGGGCCTGCTGGAAGCTGTAGGGCACGTCCTCGTCGGCGGTGCCGTGGTGGAGCTGGATGGGCCGCCCGTTCAACTCGCGGAGGAAGGCGTTGGGGCTGAGGGCGCGCAGGTAACGGCGGTTGAGTGGGTCGAGCGTGGGCCGCCCCGCCCCCGGTCCCCGGTTCCAGTCGGTCGCCAGCACGTCATACCCCGCCACCACGCCCGCCCACAGGGAGGCGGCCTTGAGGTCCCGGTCCACGAGCATGGCCCGTAAGGAGAGTTGCCCGCCCATCGAGTGACCCCACAGCCCCAGCCGCCCCGCATTCACCCGCGCGTCCCGCTTGAGGCTGGCGGCGGCGTTGAGCACGTCCACCGTATAGCCGGGGTCGTCGTAGCCGCCGAGCGCCACGCCCTCCGAGTCGCCGTGCCCCCGGTAGTCGCTCTTGAGGGTGACGAAGCCCGCCCGCGCGAAGGCATCCTGATAGGCGACGTACCGCTGGGTCGTCCGGTACTCGTCGGGCGGGATGTACCCGTGGTTGAACACGATGGCGGGCCAACCCCCGGCGGGCGGCGTCCTCTTCGGCACGGTGAGGAGGCCATAGATCGTCAGCCCGTCCGACTCGTAGCTCACGACCTGACGGGTGTAGCCCACCCCAGGCGGGAGGGTCTGCACGACGCTCAGGGCGCTGCCCGGATACTCCCGCGCCCGCAGCGCCTGAATGCTGATGGGCTGCCGCGCCACGAACGCCCGGAGCGCGGCGTCCGTCACCTCTCCGAGCGGGGTGGTGGGGAGGGCCTCGTCCGGCGTGTTCGCGGTGGGGGTGCCCCGTTCCCCCGTTGGCGTCGTCTCCGTCGAGACCCACGGCACGTCGAAGGGCAACCGCTCCGGCTCCGTGAGCGCGACGTACCCCGCCCCCACCACGAGCGCGAGGAGGACGAGCCGGAGGAGGCGTCTCATGGGGAGCGGTCCACCGCCCGCCTGCCCCTGCTGACGGCTGAGAGCTGACCGCTGACCGCTCCCCTCACAGCCTCTCCTTGAAGAACGCCACGCTCCGCGCCAGCGCCGTATACAGGTTGCGGCTCAGGTCGTGGTTGTCGCCGGGGTAGACGAAGCTCTGGACGGGCTTGCCCACCGCCTTGAGCTGTGAGACGAGCGACGTGTGGAAGGACACGGGCACGTCCTCGTCCGCCGTGCCGATGTGAAGCTGGAGCGGCCCGCCGAGGTCGCGCAGGTAGGAGTTGGCGCTGAGGCTGTTCCAGAACTTCGGGTTGGCCCTCGGGGTGCCGTATTTCGCCACCGCCCGCCGCCGCAGCTCCAGCACCCGGCGGGGAATGGAGGCGGGCACGGGGCTGCGCCAGTCGTTCATCATCTGGTCGTAGTTGCCCACCACGCCCGCCCAGATCACGCCCGCCTTCACGCTGCGGTCGATCACCATCGCGCGCAGGGTGAGGAAGCCGCCCATCGAGTGCCCCCACATGCCGATGCGCCGCGCGTTCACGCGGGGGTCTTTCTTCATACTCGCCAGCGCGTTCATCACGTCGGTCGTGTAGCCCGGCGAGTAGTAGCCTCCCAGCGCCTCACCCCCGCTGGAGCCGTGCCCCCGGTAGTCGCTCTTGAGGGTGACGAAGCCCGCGCGGGCGAAGGCGTCCTGATAGGCCACGTACCGCTCGGTCGTCCGGTAGACGTTCGGCGGGATGTACCCGTGGTTGAACACGACGGCGGGCCAGCCCCCGGCGGGCGGCGTCCCGTTCGGCACCGTGAGGAGCGCATTGATCCGCAGCCCGTCCGAGAGGTAGCTCACCACGTAGCGGCGATAGTTGCTCCCGGCCCGCAGCGTCTGCCGCACGGTCAGGGCGCTGCCAGGGTACGCCTTCGCGCGGGCGGCAGAAATGCCCATCTGGGCGGCGTCCACCCTCGCCAGCGCCGCCTCCGACTGTGCGTGGGCCGTGGGGAGAGCAAGCAGGAGGGCTGGCAGGAGGAGACGAACAGGGTTCATGGCTCAGGGTAGATGCGGAGGATGAGGAGGACGGGATGGCCCGCCACGAAGGAGGAGAAAGGGGCAAGGCGGGGTGAAGCGGTGATCGCGGAGTCGTCAGTGCCTGTGTGGTTGTGGATAGGAGGTTGACCCCTGTTCAACAGGACGCCCCTTGTACGGCTGTTGCTGCTCACCGAGCGGGACGTGACGGGTGACGAGAGGATTGAACGGTCGGGCATCGTCGCCCCGACCACCACGCACCTTCAGAAGCAAGACGTTTAGGACGGCCTCCGAGGTTCCTACCCCCGCACCACCTCCAGAATCTTCTCCCCGTACTTCCGCAGGCGTTCGGGTCCCATGCCGCGCACGGCCTTGAGGTCTTCTTGCGTGTAGGGCACGCGGCGGGCGATTTCGGCCAGCGTCGCGTTGCTGGCGATGATGAAGCGGCTGACCTCCTGCCGCTTGGCCTCGGCGTTGCGCCACTCGCGCAGCCGGGCGTACACGGCGGCCTGCTCGTCGGTAAGGTCGGCGGCGGGGTCGGGTGCGCCGCCTCCCGTCTCGCCCGCGCCCGTCGTGGGCAGATCGGGCGGCAGGTCGGGCAGGGCGGGGGTGGCTTCCGGCTCCGGCTCGGCGGCGGGCGTGGGTTCGGGTGCCTGCGGGGCCGCCTGAGCCTCTGTCTCCTCTACCTTCGTGGGGGAGGCGAGGGGAGGCGTCGGCTCCAGTTCCGCCTCGTCCGGCCCGTCGCTGACGGGAGTGGGCAGGGGGCCGGGGTCGGCGGCGGGACCGCTGAAGACGATCTCCGGGGTCCACGTCTCCTCGTCGGGGGCGTTCTCTGGAGGCGAGACGGGTTCAGCCTGCCTCGTGGTCGGTGCGGCGGGTTGCTCCGGCTCGGGTGCCTCGAAGGTCACGCGCTCCAGCCCCTGCGGTTCGTCGGCGCGGGGCGCGTCGGGGAGGGGGCGGTCGGGCCGGGGCAGGTCGGCGCGCGGGGTCCTCTCCGGTCGGCCTCCCCGGTCGCGGCGGAAGCGGTCGTCGCGTTCCTCGCGGCGGGGTGGGCGCAGGTCCTGAACGGGGGTGACTTCCCCGCCCTCCTCCGGCCTGTCCCCCGGCCCATCTCCCCCCGGCACCTCCTCGTCCAGATCACGTACGAGGGGGATGGGATCGTTCACCGGCTCGGCGGCACGGTTCTCGCGCAGGAGAGAGAGGGCCGTCTCCACGTCTTGCAGGCCGGGGGTGAGGACCACGCCGCCCTCCACACTGCGGGTCGCGGCCAGCACCCCGCCGGGGAGGTGCGGGGTATCCGGTGCCGCGTCGGGCGGCAGCAGCAGCGCGGTGGGGCCGAAGGGGAGCGCCCCACCGCCCAGCCGCTCGGCGAGGAGGGCGGTCGTGCGCGCGGCGCGGGCGAGCCGCAGCGGGAGCGTCGCCACGTCGCGCAGGGCGAGCGCCACCGTGAGGTCGGCGGGGGCGGGGGCCGCCGGGGCCGGGGCCTCGCCCGTGCCGAACAGCAGCGCGAGGTGGCCGTCCCCGAAGCCCGTCAGCGTCACGGGGTCGCGGTAGACCACGTGGGCCGCCCCTCGCCCCAGCCACCCGCCCCCCGGCGCGAGGGTCGCGTCCACGATCACGGGCACTCCGGCCCGCGCCGCGCGGCGCAGCAACCGGTCGTCGGGTTCGGCGAGCCACACCGCCCGCGCGCCCGTCCAGTCGGCGTCCAGCGTCGCGGCGGCGAGGCCCTGCCCGGCGAGGGCCGCGCGGTTCACGCCCAGCCGCTCGTCCACCCGCAGCACGCCGGGTCCCAGCAGCGCCGCGAGTTGCCGCGCCAGCGCCGCCTCGCCCGCCAGCGTCAGGCCCCAGTCGGCCCCCTCCAGCGCGGCGAGCGCCCCCGCCAGCCGCCCGTGGGGATCGCCCCGCTCGGCGTGCAGGGCCACCAGTCGCGTGTCGGGCCGCGTGTCAGGACGTGAGGAGCTTGAAGAAGTCATGCCGCCCATTGTGCCGCACATCGGGGGAAAGGCCGACCGAACCTCGCGCGGTGGG
This region includes:
- a CDS encoding tetratricopeptide repeat protein, with the translated sequence MPKRSALVLTAALLAGFATAQTASPSTAPTTAPTTTTAPTTPSTDAAGAAAEARQLAERARATYPQGSANIDQTLWKQAAAAADRAVALAPENPEYLRLRAQIYTEVGFWRQAQLAWNAYFRVAPSTAGSEENRQAANVEYNLGYAAYTRNQPGDAARFFAACLELDPASVPCTTWAARTALEAGNYDQAQTLYNRALSLNTGDRTLTYFRNLAQSAGRYGPAATRAFSRAYADLEAGRRPQALAGFQEAARSAPNFAEAWREAGRLALELGNAPAALAAYRGVTALPDATASDRYNLALAQEGGQYGLNAVRTYRAAYARYTAGDKAAAEAGFLEATRQNAQYAKAWAWLGRTRYEARNFTGAADAYAQAVRLDPNDRASAYYLRLAQQGK
- a CDS encoding alpha/beta hydrolase family protein, giving the protein MRRLLRLVLLALVVGAGYVALTEPERLPFDVPWVSTETTPTGERGTPTANTPDEALPTTPLGEVTDAALRAFVARQPISIQALRAREYPGSALSVVQTLPPGVGYTRQVVSYESDGLTIYGLLTVPKRTPPAGGWPAIVFNHGYIPPDEYRTTQRYVAYQDAFARAGFVTLKSDYRGHGDSEGVALGGYDDPGYTVDVLNAAASLKRDARVNAGRLGLWGHSMGGQLSLRAMLVDRDLKAASLWAGVVAGYDVLATDWNRGPGAGRPTLDPLNRRYLRALSPNAFLRELNGRPIQLHHGTADEDVPYSFQQALARDLRAAGQGVEAYRYEGDNHNLSGNLRLALDRSVAFFKDNL
- a CDS encoding alpha/beta hydrolase family protein → MNPVRLLLPALLLALPTAHAQSEAALARVDAAQMGISAARAKAYPGSALTVRQTLRAGSNYRRYVVSYLSDGLRINALLTVPNGTPPAGGWPAVVFNHGYIPPNVYRTTERYVAYQDAFARAGFVTLKSDYRGHGSSGGEALGGYYSPGYTTDVMNALASMKKDPRVNARRIGMWGHSMGGFLTLRAMVIDRSVKAGVIWAGVVGNYDQMMNDWRSPVPASIPRRVLELRRRAVAKYGTPRANPKFWNSLSANSYLRDLGGPLQLHIGTADEDVPVSFHTSLVSQLKAVGKPVQSFVYPGDNHDLSRNLYTALARSVAFFKERL
- a CDS encoding HRDC domain-containing protein; this encodes MTSSSSSRPDTRPDTRLVALHAERGDPHGRLAGALAALEGADWGLTLAGEAALARQLAALLGPGVLRVDERLGVNRAALAGQGLAAATLDADWTGARAVWLAEPDDRLLRRAARAGVPVIVDATLAPGGGWLGRGAAHVVYRDPVTLTGFGDGHLALLFGTGEAPAPAAPAPADLTVALALRDVATLPLRLARAARTTALLAERLGGGALPFGPTALLLPPDAAPDTPHLPGGVLAATRSVEGGVVLTPGLQDVETALSLLRENRAAEPVNDPIPLVRDLDEEVPGGDGPGDRPEEGGEVTPVQDLRPPRREERDDRFRRDRGGRPERTPRADLPRPDRPLPDAPRADEPQGLERVTFEAPEPEQPAAPTTRQAEPVSPPENAPDEETWTPEIVFSGPAADPGPLPTPVSDGPDEAELEPTPPLASPTKVEETEAQAAPQAPEPTPAAEPEPEATPALPDLPPDLPTTGAGETGGGAPDPAADLTDEQAAVYARLREWRNAEAKRQEVSRFIIASNATLAEIARRVPYTQEDLKAVRGMGPERLRKYGEKILEVVRG